The genomic region ACTGTTGATGCTCTAGCGAAATTAATTCTTCAATATTAAGATCTTTATTCATTAAAAATGTTGCAACGCCATGGAGTCGTTCTTCTACAAAGATGCCTAAATGAATGGTCGTATTTAAATCATCGCCCTCAAAATAACAATCTGTTATAGGTCTACCAGCTCTTAAGACTGGATGACGTACTGGATAAGTCTCAATACTAGAAATATTACGAATTTCTAAATTCATCATTTGTGATTTTATAGCATCGTGCAGGTTTTGTTCCAGACCATAAAAAGCGATGGTCTAATTTCATATTTAATCGTTGCGCAACTTTTTGAGAGCCATAATTATGTTCATGTACATGGGCTTCAACGACTTTTAATTGATGGTCATTAAAAGCGTGTTGTAAAACACGTCTGGTCGCTTCAGTCGCATAACCATTACCCCAGTACTTTTTCATGAATCGATAGCCTGTATCGACAAAGTCTCCTTCTTGATGATATTTGAGTCCAGTCCACCCTAAAAATGCACGATCTTCTTTACGTATCACAGCCAGTCTACCCATATGGTATTTTTTAATTTGGCCTTGAGGATTATTTATGTAATCTAGAGCAAATTTGCGTGCGTCTTCTACGTCTTTAAAAGGTATGTCACCTGTGTAACGCATGACCTCTTCATCGTCATTAAGTTCAAATAAATAGGGTGCGTCAGACTCTTTAAAAGGTCTTAGAATTAATCGATCTGTCTCAAATCTTAGTATCATACACGGGTATCGCTCCAGTCGCTATGTCTGTCAAAAACAACTTCGGCAAATGGGCATAGCGGATTGATTTTTAGATTTTCCGCTTTCGCGAAAGTGTAACTAGCCTCTATTAATTTGCTGCCTAATCCATTACCTTCCATACTTGGATTCACTTCAGTATGATCAATGGTCATGATTTCATTTTCTAAGGTATAAGTTAGTTCAGCAACAGTATTGTCGTCTTTTTTCATATAAAAGATTCCTCTTTTATCGTTCTGTTTATGTTGAATAGGAAAGTCCATTTTTTTATTTTAAAATTACTTTTTTAAACTAATTGAGCAAAGTTATATCCATTTTTCACTTCAAAAGGCGCTTGATCCTTAAGGAATATGCGAGCTGTATGTAGTCCATGTAAAATTTCTTGTTCATTTTTCACTCTTATATAACTACCTTCTCTAAGACCTACAACAGGAATGGCGTTATAAAAGTGAAATTCTTTTATACGTTGTTCACGTGTTTCTCCCATATGCGTTGAACCTGCAATAGGATCTAAATAATGAGGATTAATATTATATCCCAGTGCACCAGTGGTTTTAAAAGTCGCTGGTTGTACTATAGGCATATCATTTGTTGTGCGCATGTTGAGACCGCAAATATTACTACCAGCACTAGTTCCTAAATAAAAAGTGCCATTAAAAATCGCTTTTCTTAAAGGAGTCATTAAACCTAGGTCATGGAGAGTTTTAACCAGTTGAAAGGTATTGCCACCACCTGTAAAAATTGCTGATGCCTTTAACAATGCATCCTCCTTATTTTCTAGAGTGTGTATACCGGTAACGTTAATTCCATGTGGTTGTAAAATATGGTGTACTTTTTGAGTATAATCATCATGGGATATACCACCTGGCCTTGCAAACGGAATGAATAATAAATCTGTGATGTTCTCTTCTTTAAAAACAGCTAGTAAATCTTCTAGCAAATATTGAAGGTAACCACTGCCATGTATGGTAGATGTGCTTGCGACGATCATGTTTCTCATAAGAAAGCTTTTAAGCAAAGGTATTTAACAATTAATTGGATAATGTTATCGTTATCTAAAAGGCAATTTGAATTAAATTGCTTAACATAATTTCAACTATGAAAAATTTCATTTACATATTTCTGTTTTTGGGAATGTTAACGAGCGCTCAAGTACAACGTGTCCAGGTTAAAGGAACTATAAGCTCTGAATTAAATACAGATTTAAGCGGTATTACAATCTTTAACAACAATTCTCTAGAAGGTACTGTCACAAACGATAGTGGTGTGTTTTATATAGATGTTAAAAAAGGAGATCAACTTTCTTTTAAAGCCATTCAATTTGAATCCTTTTCCTTAAATGTGTCTGAAAAGGTGGTGGAAGAAAAGAAAATTGAATTAGGTCTTAATCCAGATGTAAAGGATTTAGAAACGGTTAATTTAAGCACCACTAGT from Nonlabens arenilitoris harbors:
- a CDS encoding GNAT family N-acetyltransferase, which encodes MILRFETDRLILRPFKESDAPYLFELNDDEEVMRYTGDIPFKDVEDARKFALDYINNPQGQIKKYHMGRLAVIRKEDRAFLGWTGLKYHQEGDFVDTGYRFMKKYWGNGYATEATRRVLQHAFNDHQLKVVEAHVHEHNYGSQKVAQRLNMKLDHRFLWSGTKPARCYKITNDEFRNS
- a CDS encoding GNAT family N-acetyltransferase, translated to MDFPIQHKQNDKRGIFYMKKDDNTVAELTYTLENEIMTIDHTEVNPSMEGNGLGSKLIEASYTFAKAENLKINPLCPFAEVVFDRHSDWSDTRV
- the pepE gene encoding dipeptidase PepE; the protein is MRNMIVASTSTIHGSGYLQYLLEDLLAVFKEENITDLLFIPFARPGGISHDDYTQKVHHILQPHGINVTGIHTLENKEDALLKASAIFTGGGNTFQLVKTLHDLGLMTPLRKAIFNGTFYLGTSAGSNICGLNMRTTNDMPIVQPATFKTTGALGYNINPHYLDPIAGSTHMGETREQRIKEFHFYNAIPVVGLREGSYIRVKNEQEILHGLHTARIFLKDQAPFEVKNGYNFAQLV